One window of the Streptomyces sp. NBC_00259 genome contains the following:
- a CDS encoding DUF4153 domain-containing protein → MSDVPSAPQPQDTGPPPEEQSGAEPHAQDRAAGPHPSSGPVLDEVQGQGESLSQDDSLSQAKDQGQDEQKGLSQDESPGQAGVPGQEQRPSEAVAGTPRQGRTDGGARSHDAPGHGAWGAPHSVPGQGQRAGHGPGRARAQHPQYAQIPQHSQPWKPTPPPEPWLASIRPTRRHPVGVGTLWCALATALLSALLLGDGLGVNLLIVAVPAALAAFFAARTAGRRLRPWTAVWAVGVLALLVVPAVRDAGWPTFLAVVSALALGSLALHGGRTWPGAVLGSVGVLDSLVTGLVWGWLGVRERAAGSRGRWGPAVRATVVAAVLLFVFGALFAGADAAFADLLGDLMPDVSGTDAPWRTLLFLVGLAGTLAAAHTAAAPLRWDRLAMRPGTARGRVEWALPLIVLDLLFAAFIAVQLAVLFGGYDKVLSETGLTYAEYARQGFWQLLWATLLTLLVIGLALRWAPREGANDRTLVRAVLGTLCVLTLVVVASALRRLDLYVDAYGLTRLRISVAAMELWLGVVLVLIIAAGLFGSRWLPRTVVGSAAAAVLAFGLVSPDALVAERNVQRYERTDKIDISYLQDLSADAVPALDALPEPLRSCALKEIDRDLRETEQPWYATSWGETRARDLLEKRPVVIRESSCAEGDRYGEFGDGREEYDGDAEFDDYGDFDPGTGMD, encoded by the coding sequence GTGTCAGACGTACCGTCCGCACCGCAACCGCAGGACACCGGGCCGCCCCCGGAGGAGCAGTCCGGTGCCGAACCGCACGCCCAGGACCGGGCCGCCGGTCCGCATCCGTCCTCGGGCCCGGTTCTGGACGAGGTCCAGGGCCAGGGCGAGAGCCTGAGTCAGGACGACAGCCTGAGTCAGGCCAAGGACCAGGGCCAGGACGAGCAGAAGGGCCTGAGCCAGGACGAAAGTCCCGGCCAGGCCGGCGTTCCCGGTCAGGAGCAGCGCCCGAGCGAGGCCGTGGCGGGGACACCGCGCCAGGGCCGGACCGACGGTGGAGCGCGGTCGCACGACGCACCCGGCCATGGGGCGTGGGGTGCGCCTCATTCGGTGCCCGGTCAGGGCCAGCGGGCCGGGCACGGCCCCGGGCGGGCGCGAGCACAGCACCCGCAGTACGCGCAGATTCCGCAGCACTCGCAACCGTGGAAGCCGACTCCACCACCCGAGCCCTGGCTCGCCTCCATCCGGCCGACCCGACGGCACCCCGTCGGTGTCGGCACCCTCTGGTGCGCTCTCGCCACCGCGCTGCTCAGCGCCCTGCTGCTCGGCGACGGCCTCGGCGTGAATCTGCTGATCGTGGCCGTGCCCGCCGCGCTCGCCGCCTTCTTCGCCGCTCGCACGGCCGGCCGGCGGCTCCGTCCCTGGACCGCGGTCTGGGCGGTGGGCGTTCTCGCGCTGCTCGTCGTTCCGGCCGTCCGTGACGCGGGCTGGCCCACGTTCCTCGCCGTCGTCTCGGCGCTGGCTCTCGGCTCGCTCGCCCTCCACGGCGGGCGTACCTGGCCGGGTGCCGTCCTCGGTTCGGTCGGCGTGCTCGATTCACTGGTCACCGGCCTGGTCTGGGGCTGGCTCGGAGTACGTGAGCGCGCCGCGGGTTCACGCGGCCGGTGGGGGCCCGCGGTCCGCGCGACCGTGGTGGCAGCGGTCCTGCTATTCGTGTTCGGCGCGCTGTTCGCGGGCGCCGACGCGGCCTTCGCCGATCTGCTGGGCGACCTGATGCCCGATGTCTCCGGCACCGACGCGCCCTGGCGTACCCTCCTGTTCCTCGTCGGGCTCGCGGGGACACTCGCCGCCGCCCACACCGCCGCGGCTCCGCTGCGCTGGGACCGACTGGCCATGCGCCCCGGCACGGCACGGGGGCGTGTGGAGTGGGCGCTTCCCCTGATCGTCCTCGATCTGCTCTTCGCCGCCTTCATCGCCGTCCAGCTCGCCGTCCTCTTCGGCGGTTACGACAAGGTGCTGAGCGAGACGGGACTGACCTACGCCGAGTACGCACGGCAGGGGTTCTGGCAGCTCCTCTGGGCCACGCTGCTCACGCTCCTCGTCATCGGCCTCGCCCTGCGCTGGGCCCCGCGCGAAGGCGCGAACGACCGCACCCTCGTCCGTGCGGTGCTCGGCACGCTCTGCGTGCTCACGCTGGTCGTGGTGGCCTCCGCCCTGCGCAGGTTGGACCTGTACGTCGACGCGTACGGTCTGACCCGGCTGCGGATATCCGTGGCCGCGATGGAACTGTGGCTCGGGGTGGTGCTCGTCCTGATCATCGCGGCGGGGCTCTTCGGGAGCCGCTGGCTGCCGCGTACCGTCGTGGGCAGCGCCGCGGCCGCCGTCCTCGCCTTCGGTCTCGTATCGCCCGACGCCCTGGTGGCCGAGCGCAACGTTCAGCGCTACGAGCGAACGGACAAGATCGACATCAGCTATCTCCAGGATCTGTCGGCGGACGCCGTTCCCGCCCTCGACGCACTGCCCGAGCCGCTGCGCTCCTGTGCGCTGAAGGAGATCGACCGCGATCTCCGGGAGACGGAGCAGCCCTGGTACGCGACCAGTTGGGGCGAGACACGGGCCAGGGACCTTCTGGAGAAGCGGCCTGTCGTGATCCGCGAGTCGTCGTGCGCGGAGGGCGACAGGTACGGCGAGTTCGGCGACGGCCGTGAGGAGTACGACGGGGACGCCGAGTTCGACGACTACGGCGACTTCGATCCGGGCACCGGCATGGACTGA
- a CDS encoding MFS transporter, whose product MTTSQLEALRKPGSARREGRPGIALTVIAACQLMVVLDATIVNIALPHIQDALSFSTTDLSWVLSAYTLTFGGLLLLGGRAGDILGRRRVFMTGILVFTLASLLGGLAQEPWQLLAARALQGVGGAIASPTSLALITTTFPEGPERNRAFGVFAAVSAGGGAIGLLTGGMLTEWLDWRWVLFVNVPIGILIAFLAPLYINESERHPGRFDVAGALTSTAGMASLVYGFIRASEEGWRDALTLGSFGAAVVLLGAFAVVESRAREPITPLRMFADRNRSGTYLIMLSLAAAMFGMFFFIVLFVQNVLGYSPIQAGLAFLPVTVAIITGAGLSQRLLPVLGPKPFMVTGSAITGVGLFWLTLIGPDGSYPSGVLGPMVLFGFGMGLNFVTLTLTAVSGVAQHEAGAASGLLNATQQVGGSLGLSILVTVFGTASRDEAEKQIPSFMAQATPEQQAEFARTQELPAPWGHEVLTEGISSSFVAAVAMVLLALATAVLVIRVRKSDLDALSGNAGAGGPVA is encoded by the coding sequence GTGACCACCTCTCAGCTCGAAGCACTGCGCAAGCCGGGCTCCGCCCGCCGGGAGGGGCGACCCGGAATCGCCCTCACCGTAATCGCCGCCTGCCAACTCATGGTGGTACTCGACGCGACGATTGTGAACATCGCGCTTCCGCATATCCAGGACGCGCTCAGTTTCTCGACCACCGATCTCTCCTGGGTGCTCAGCGCCTACACACTGACGTTCGGCGGGTTGCTGCTCCTCGGCGGCCGGGCCGGCGACATACTCGGCCGCCGGCGCGTGTTCATGACCGGCATCCTCGTCTTCACCCTCGCCTCGCTGCTCGGCGGACTCGCCCAGGAGCCGTGGCAGCTGCTGGCGGCCCGCGCGCTCCAGGGCGTCGGCGGCGCGATCGCGTCACCTACGTCACTGGCACTGATCACGACGACCTTCCCCGAAGGGCCCGAGCGGAACCGGGCGTTCGGCGTCTTCGCCGCCGTCTCGGCCGGAGGAGGCGCCATCGGACTGCTGACCGGCGGCATGCTCACGGAGTGGCTCGACTGGCGCTGGGTCCTCTTCGTCAACGTCCCGATCGGCATCCTGATCGCCTTCCTCGCGCCGCTGTACATCAACGAGTCGGAGCGGCACCCCGGACGCTTCGACGTGGCGGGGGCGCTGACCTCCACCGCCGGCATGGCCTCGCTGGTCTACGGATTCATCCGGGCCTCCGAGGAGGGCTGGCGGGACGCGCTCACCCTGGGGTCGTTCGGTGCGGCGGTCGTCCTGCTCGGCGCCTTCGCGGTCGTCGAGTCACGAGCGCGGGAGCCGATCACACCGCTGAGGATGTTCGCCGACCGGAACCGGTCGGGTACGTACCTGATCATGCTGAGTCTGGCCGCGGCGATGTTCGGCATGTTCTTCTTCATCGTGCTGTTCGTGCAGAACGTGCTCGGCTACAGCCCGATCCAGGCCGGTCTGGCCTTCCTCCCGGTCACGGTCGCGATCATCACCGGCGCGGGCCTCTCGCAGCGGCTGCTTCCCGTGCTCGGCCCCAAGCCCTTCATGGTCACCGGTTCCGCCATCACCGGAGTGGGTCTCTTCTGGCTGACTCTCATCGGCCCGGACGGCTCGTATCCGAGCGGGGTCCTCGGTCCGATGGTGCTCTTCGGCTTCGGCATGGGCCTCAACTTCGTGACGCTGACGCTGACCGCCGTCTCGGGCGTCGCGCAGCACGAGGCGGGCGCGGCCTCCGGGCTGCTCAACGCGACACAGCAGGTCGGTGGTTCGCTCGGGCTGTCCATCCTGGTCACCGTGTTCGGCACGGCGAGCCGCGACGAAGCGGAGAAGCAGATTCCGTCGTTCATGGCACAGGCGACGCCGGAGCAGCAGGCGGAGTTCGCCAGGACGCAGGAACTGCCGGCCCCCTGGGGCCATGAAGTGCTCACCGAGGGCATATCGAGCTCGTTCGTCGCCGCGGTGGCCATGGTGCTCCTGGCACTGGCCACGGCGGTGCTGGTGATCCGGGTCCGCAAGAGCGACCTGGACGCGCTCAGCGGCAACGCGGGAGCCGGCGGGCCGGTCGCCTAG
- a CDS encoding TetR/AcrR family transcriptional regulator, with amino-acid sequence MVTSRSAAAARPQSVSLRRRGPVLERAILDAALEQLSTVGWGGLTMEGVAAGAQTGKAAVYRRWPSKEDLVEDALRAGLPSLEDAPDHGSVREDLYQLCRRMRTAMYSKPGFALRAVLHECDASTAERFHALIVSGVIEPSVRLFRQVVDRGVERGDVRPDALDDMVFDVIPAMMMYRSKVCGSEWGDADIAEMIDRVMVPLLCPRKG; translated from the coding sequence ATGGTTACTTCGCGATCTGCGGCCGCCGCTCGGCCGCAGTCGGTGTCGTTGCGCCGCCGTGGGCCCGTCCTTGAGCGGGCGATCCTCGACGCCGCGCTCGAGCAGCTGAGTACGGTCGGCTGGGGCGGCCTCACCATGGAGGGCGTAGCCGCCGGTGCCCAGACCGGCAAGGCCGCCGTCTACCGTCGCTGGCCCTCCAAAGAGGACCTGGTCGAGGACGCCCTGCGGGCGGGGCTTCCCTCGCTCGAGGACGCACCCGATCACGGGAGCGTCCGGGAGGACCTCTATCAGCTCTGCCGGCGGATGCGGACGGCGATGTACTCGAAGCCCGGGTTCGCGCTGCGCGCAGTCCTTCACGAATGCGACGCGTCCACGGCCGAGCGCTTCCACGCGCTGATCGTCAGCGGTGTGATCGAGCCCTCGGTCCGTCTCTTCCGGCAGGTTGTGGACCGCGGTGTCGAAAGGGGTGACGTGCGTCCCGACGCCCTGGACGACATGGTCTTCGACGTCATCCCCGCGATGATGATGTACCGCTCCAAGGTGTGTGGGAGCGAATGGGGAGATGCGGACATCGCCGAGATGATCGATCGGGTCATGGTCCCTCTGCTGTGCCCGCGCAAGGGCTGA
- a CDS encoding ribonuclease HII, protein MPYEPPTHTVERSLRATTGARIIAGVDEVGRGAWAGPVTVCAAVTGLRRPPQGLTDSKLISPKRRTELAAELEKWVTSHALGHASPEEIDELGMTAALRLAAVRALDALPVRPDAVILDGKHDYLGTPWRVRTVIKGDQSCVAVAAASVIAKVRRDTMMAELGLESGAYERFAFADNAGYPSPVHKAALEELGPTPYHRLSWAYLDAMPRWRHLKKIRISVEAAALESGGQLGFDF, encoded by the coding sequence ATGCCGTACGAACCACCCACCCACACCGTTGAGCGCTCGCTCCGGGCCACCACCGGTGCCAGGATCATCGCCGGAGTCGATGAGGTCGGGCGAGGGGCGTGGGCCGGGCCGGTCACGGTGTGCGCCGCCGTCACCGGGCTGCGCAGACCGCCCCAGGGACTCACCGACTCCAAACTGATCAGCCCCAAGCGCCGTACGGAACTGGCGGCCGAGCTGGAGAAGTGGGTCACCTCGCACGCCCTCGGGCACGCCTCTCCGGAGGAGATCGACGAGCTGGGAATGACCGCGGCTCTACGGCTGGCCGCCGTGCGCGCCCTGGACGCCCTGCCGGTACGCCCCGACGCGGTGATCCTCGACGGCAAGCACGACTACCTTGGCACGCCATGGCGGGTGCGGACGGTCATCAAAGGTGACCAGTCGTGTGTCGCGGTCGCGGCCGCGTCCGTCATCGCCAAGGTGCGCAGGGACACGATGATGGCCGAGCTGGGGCTGGAGTCGGGGGCGTACGAACGGTTCGCGTTCGCCGACAACGCCGGCTACCCCTCGCCCGTGCACAAGGCGGCACTGGAGGAGCTCGGACCCACGCCGTACCACCGCCTCTCCTGGGCCTATCTCGACGCGATGCCCCGGTGGCGGCATCTCAAGAAGATCCGGATCTCCGTGGAGGCGGCCGCCCTGGAAAGCGGAGGACAACTCGGCTTCGACTTCTGA
- a CDS encoding RecQ family ATP-dependent DNA helicase translates to MDNLELRAEADAILAELVGAPGGSARLREDQWQAVAALVEARRRALVVQRTGWGKSAVYFVATALLRRRGAGPTVIISPLLALMRNQVEAAARAGIQARTINSANPEEWETIYGEVERGETDVLLVSPERLNSVDFRDQVLPKLAATTGLLVVDEAHCISDWGHDFRPDYRRLRTMLAELPAGVPVLATTATANARVTADVAEQLGTGSGDALVLRGPLDRESLRLGVLELPNAAHRLAWLGERLGDLRGSGIIYTLTVAAAEEVAAFLRQRGYPVASYTGKTENADRLQAEEDLLANRVKALVATSALGMGFDKPDLGFVVHLGSPSSPIAYYQQVGRAGRGVDHADVLLLPGKEDEAIWAYFASVGFPPEEQVRRTLSVLEEAGRPLSLPALEPLVDLRRSRLETMLKVLDVDGAVQRVKGGWTATGQPWAYDAERYAWVAKQREAEQQAMRDYVATTGCRMEFLQRQLDDEKAVPCGRCDTCAGPWLDPAVSSEALAAATGELDRPGVEVEPRKMWPTGLAAVGMDLKGRIPAGQQAVTGRALGRLSDIGWGNRLRPILSAQAADGQVPDDVLNAVVTVLADWARSPGGWASGSPDALARPVGIVAMPSRTRPHLVTSLAEGVARVGRLPLLGSLAYTSHADDYAAHRSNSAQRLRALADSFTVPDELAAALADTSGPVLLVDDYTDSGWTLAVGARLLRQADAAQVLPLVLALAG, encoded by the coding sequence ATGGACAACCTGGAGCTCCGTGCTGAAGCCGATGCCATCCTTGCCGAGCTCGTCGGCGCCCCTGGGGGTTCGGCGCGGCTGCGGGAGGATCAGTGGCAGGCGGTGGCGGCTCTGGTGGAGGCGCGTCGTCGTGCGCTGGTGGTGCAGCGGACCGGGTGGGGGAAGTCGGCTGTGTATTTCGTGGCCACTGCTCTGCTGCGTCGGCGTGGGGCCGGCCCGACGGTGATCATTTCGCCGCTGTTGGCATTGATGCGTAACCAGGTGGAGGCGGCGGCGCGGGCGGGTATTCAGGCGCGCACCATTAACTCTGCCAATCCGGAGGAGTGGGAGACGATCTACGGGGAGGTGGAGCGCGGCGAGACCGACGTTCTCCTCGTGAGCCCGGAACGTCTCAATTCCGTGGACTTTCGTGATCAGGTGCTGCCGAAGCTCGCGGCGACGACTGGTCTGCTGGTGGTCGATGAGGCGCACTGTATTTCCGACTGGGGACACGACTTCCGGCCTGACTACCGTCGGTTGCGCACGATGCTGGCGGAGTTGCCTGCGGGAGTGCCAGTGCTGGCCACGACGGCGACCGCGAACGCGCGGGTGACCGCGGACGTGGCGGAGCAACTGGGCACGGGGAGCGGGGACGCCCTTGTTTTGCGGGGCCCGCTGGACCGGGAGAGCCTTCGGCTGGGGGTGCTGGAGTTGCCGAATGCGGCGCATCGGCTGGCGTGGTTGGGGGAGCGGCTGGGGGATCTGCGGGGGTCGGGGATCATCTACACGCTGACGGTGGCGGCGGCGGAGGAGGTCGCGGCGTTTTTGCGGCAGCGCGGATATCCGGTGGCTTCCTATACGGGGAAGACGGAGAACGCGGATCGGTTGCAGGCGGAGGAGGATCTGCTGGCGAACCGGGTAAAGGCCCTCGTGGCGACCTCTGCGCTCGGGATGGGTTTCGACAAGCCGGACCTCGGGTTTGTGGTGCACCTGGGGTCGCCCTCGTCTCCGATTGCCTATTACCAGCAGGTGGGGCGCGCGGGGCGTGGTGTGGATCATGCGGATGTGCTGCTGCTGCCGGGTAAGGAGGACGAGGCGATCTGGGCGTATTTCGCTTCGGTGGGTTTCCCGCCCGAGGAGCAGGTGCGGCGCACGCTGTCGGTGCTGGAGGAGGCGGGCCGTCCGTTGTCGCTGCCGGCTTTGGAGCCGTTGGTGGATCTTCGGCGCTCGCGTCTGGAGACGATGCTGAAGGTTTTGGATGTGGACGGGGCGGTCCAGCGTGTGAAGGGCGGCTGGACTGCTACTGGGCAGCCGTGGGCGTACGACGCGGAGCGGTATGCGTGGGTCGCGAAGCAGCGGGAGGCGGAACAGCAGGCCATGCGGGACTACGTGGCAACCACGGGTTGCCGGATGGAGTTCTTGCAGCGGCAGCTCGATGACGAGAAGGCGGTCCCTTGCGGTCGCTGCGACACCTGCGCCGGCCCCTGGCTCGATCCCGCTGTCTCTTCCGAGGCCCTTGCGGCGGCGACGGGCGAGCTGGACCGGCCGGGGGTCGAGGTCGAGCCCCGCAAGATGTGGCCGACCGGCCTTGCCGCGGTCGGCATGGACCTCAAGGGCCGAATCCCCGCGGGGCAGCAGGCGGTTACCGGACGTGCGCTGGGGAGGCTGTCGGACATTGGCTGGGGCAACCGTCTGCGGCCGATCCTTTCGGCGCAGGCGGCAGATGGGCAGGTCCCGGACGACGTGCTGAACGCCGTCGTGACGGTGTTGGCGGACTGGGCCCGCTCGCCGGGAGGCTGGGCCAGCGGCTCTCCTGACGCGCTGGCGCGGCCCGTGGGGATCGTGGCCATGCCGTCCCGCACCCGCCCCCATCTGGTCACCTCGCTGGCCGAGGGCGTGGCCAGGGTCGGCCGGCTCCCGCTGCTGGGCAGCCTGGCCTACACCTCGCACGCCGACGATTACGCCGCGCACCGCAGTAACTCCGCCCAGCGGCTGCGCGCCTTGGCCGACTCGTTCACCGTGCCCGACGAGCTCGCCGCCGCCTTGGCCGACACCTCCGGTCCGGTCCTGCTCGTCGACGACTACACCGACTCCGGTTGGACCCTCGCGGTGGGTGCACGCCTGCTGCGCCAGGCCGACGCCGCCCAGGTGCTACCGCTCGTCCTCGCGCTGGCCGG